In the genome of Hymenobacter taeanensis, one region contains:
- a CDS encoding MFS transporter: MGGASANDAVTHDNNAVSTSKIWQVITASSVGTVIEWYDFYIFGSLAAIIGPVLFGSAGKIEDTILGTLAVFGAGFVVRPFGALFFGRIGDMIGRKYTFLLTLLIMGGATFVTGLIPSYDKIGIAAPVIVTLLRLLQGLALGGEYGGATTYVAEHSPDNKRGYYTSFIQITATAGLLLSILVIIITRKTMGEEAFKEWGWRIPFLLSGLLVIASYYIRRKLHESPLFAKAKSEGKTSSNPLRESFVNPVNRRLVLISLFGATMGQGVVWYTGQFYAYSFMQNTLKLDLVDASIVLCVALVLATPFFVYFGSLSDRIGRKKIIMMGLLCGALFTFPIFYGLKQFAGPLTEVTAATVDATGKAVPAVMKALSPNLVGMTALVFCLVLFVTMAYGPIAAYLVELFPTKVRYTSLSLPYHIGNGVFGGFVPLIATALTLRAAASDSAFIKEHSTLAGLVYPVGIALICWFIGQALMKDVRNVKLMDDTAQ; the protein is encoded by the coding sequence ATGGGCGGGGCATCGGCCAACGATGCCGTAACCCACGACAACAACGCCGTTTCGACCAGCAAGATCTGGCAGGTAATCACCGCCTCCTCAGTGGGTACTGTTATTGAGTGGTACGACTTCTACATCTTCGGGTCATTGGCCGCAATCATCGGGCCGGTGCTGTTTGGCTCGGCGGGCAAGATTGAGGATACCATTCTGGGTACGCTGGCCGTGTTTGGGGCGGGCTTTGTGGTGCGGCCCTTTGGGGCATTGTTTTTCGGTCGCATCGGCGACATGATTGGGCGTAAGTACACTTTCCTGCTTACCCTGCTGATTATGGGGGGAGCTACCTTCGTCACGGGCCTGATACCGAGCTATGATAAGATAGGCATTGCTGCCCCAGTGATAGTAACCCTGCTCCGCTTGCTGCAGGGCCTGGCCCTGGGCGGCGAATACGGCGGGGCTACCACCTACGTAGCTGAGCACTCCCCTGATAACAAGCGGGGGTATTACACCAGCTTCATTCAGATTACCGCAACCGCGGGTCTGCTGCTGAGCATTCTGGTAATCATCATCACCCGTAAAACCATGGGCGAAGAGGCCTTCAAGGAGTGGGGCTGGCGCATTCCGTTCCTGCTCTCGGGCCTGTTGGTTATTGCTTCCTACTACATCCGCCGGAAGCTGCACGAGTCGCCACTGTTTGCCAAGGCTAAGTCAGAAGGCAAGACGAGCTCCAACCCGTTGCGCGAGTCGTTTGTAAATCCCGTAAACCGTCGCTTGGTGCTTATTTCACTGTTTGGCGCCACCATGGGACAGGGCGTGGTGTGGTACACTGGGCAGTTCTACGCCTATTCTTTCATGCAGAACACGCTGAAGCTTGACCTGGTAGACGCCAGCATAGTTCTCTGCGTGGCGCTGGTGCTGGCCACTCCGTTCTTCGTGTACTTCGGTTCGCTCTCAGACCGCATCGGCCGCAAGAAGATCATCATGATGGGCCTGCTCTGCGGCGCGTTGTTTACGTTTCCCATTTTCTACGGCCTTAAGCAGTTTGCCGGTCCCCTCACTGAGGTTACGGCCGCCACTGTAGACGCTACCGGCAAAGCCGTGCCGGCTGTAATGAAGGCCCTCTCACCGAACCTGGTGGGAATGACGGCCCTGGTGTTCTGCCTGGTTCTGTTCGTGACCATGGCCTACGGTCCCATTGCTGCCTACCTGGTAGAGCTGTTCCCCACCAAGGTGCGGTATACTTCGCTTTCCTTGCCTTACCACATCGGTAATGGGGTATTTGGGGGCTTCGTGCCACTGATTGCTACGGCTCTTACCCTGCGGGCCGCCGCTTCAGACTCGGCTTTCATTAAGGAGCACAGCACGCTGGCCGGCCTCGTGTATCCGGTGGGTATTGCCCTCATCTGCTGGTTTATTGGCCAGGCCCTGATGAAGGACGTGCGCAACGTGAAGCTCATGGACGATACGGCTCAGTAG